The bacterium genomic sequence TTCTTCTACTGTGTGCGTTACTCCAAAAAATATGCTTTTGGGTTTGATTTAATCGTAATAGGTTGATATTGAAATCCAATTTTTTGCTCTTTCTGTCCATCAGGTATGCAATGACCGGCATGATGCGTTTTACCATGCACGCCAAGTTAACCTTTCATAAGTTGTTTGCGTACCTTTGTGGCCAACTTAGAAAATTCACAATTCAAGAGCAATAAAAAGGCATTCCGTAGCAGATTCAGTATCCGTGGTATACGACTTCTGCGGATAATATAGGGCTGGAATGTCCATTCTCTGGCGTATTCTTGTCCTACTTTCTCGTAGGCTGTAGATCTTGCAAAATTCCGGACAAACTTCCAGGATTCTTCTTCAGCTAGAAAACGCTTTAATTCCAATCCAGTCCACAGTTGAACATCGTCAATTATAACCACACCATTGATCTTCAACATTGGAGCGGTGTAAAACCAGTCTATAGCGGGAATAGGATAACCATGCCCCCCATCGATAAGTACAAGATCCAGATCCTCCTGCTCCAAAGTAGGAAGAACATTTTGGGAATAATCAACGATGAAATGAACATGATCCAGGGAGATATCTTTTCTCAGAGCGTAATCACGAATCAGACTCACTTCCTGTTCGGATGGAACGATGCAGGTATGTACCGATGATCGTACTGCAAATAAAATAGTGCTTATACCAGCACCAGTCTCCAAAGTTTTAGCACCTGGCTTCAGTGTATCATCAATGTATCTCAGTACATCCTCGTTCAAGCCCCAAACCATAGTTCCGCCCCTATGAACCAATGGCGGATCCGAAAAAATATTTTCAAGTTGTAAAATCATACGTTGACTCCTCAATGAAAGCCTGCTTTATTTCCAATATTTGCCTAACGGTTAAATTACCGTTGAATACAACTGACACTGTACAGGATACTGGTTTAAAAATTGAAAATGACAGATCACGTTTTCATCTGGTGCATTTTGAGTTTAGCATTTTTCTTGAGAGTCGAATCAGTTTCTAAATTTTTAGCCTCTCTAAGTACATACAAATTTTCATAATCAGCCGATACTTCTTGAATTTTGATAAACTTTTTATGCGACGAAACAGTAATCTTTTTCCTACCATTTTTTAAAATAATTTGGAGGTAATTCAATCATAATTAAATTCTAAGCTTATTCGTATAATCGTTTTATCTGTCGTATACGACAGATAAAAATTATTTTTTCAAATATCTCAAATAAAACTCCATAATTTCCGACACGTAATCGATGCACGGATGAACAATTTGTCAGATGTTTCACGTCGCCTTGAAGATTATCGCTCATTTTATTAAGTTTCGCCAAAATCTTATGTACATCCGCCCTGGAAATTTATTTTAAATTTTTTATTGCCCTTGCTCTAAACCCAACTTTATATTTCATTATTATCCTATAAAAAATATTTTGTAGCCCCCTAATTTATGTTTTTAAATTTTATATTTTTATTTTGGAAAAAGCTTTTACTACCTATCTATATAACTCTCATTATTTTGTTAAATTACAAAATTTTCCACTTATTGTAAAGGAAATTTTTGTAGGTTCACATATCGACATTGTCAATATAGTCTGTTGAAATTTACGTTTTTAATAGAAACGGGGTTCTCCAAATTATTTTTATTATGTCTATAAGCATTCATTCCCAGCAGATACAATCCTAATGTAATATCAATCTGAGCCTCATCAACCCATCCTGGATAGCGACGTATAAAGGTCTTTAAATGCTTAAAGAATCCCTCAGCCAGATTTGTCGTTCGTAAACGATGCCTCCATTTTATGTCATAATCAAAATAGATAATGAGTTTCTTCTTTTTACTCAAAAAAACTTTTATGGCATCCGCTTCTTTCTCTTGCCAGAATTTAATAAATTGAATAGCTCTTCTTTCCAGTTCTTCTTTTGATAAAGTATCAAACACTTGCCAAAAATCACGCATAAAATGCCGTATGTTCCAGTATTGACGGTTTCTTAGATGTCTTTTCATGTCCTGCGACACATGCCATA encodes the following:
- a CDS encoding class I SAM-dependent methyltransferase, which encodes MILQLENIFSDPPLVHRGGTMVWGLNEDVLRYIDDTLKPGAKTLETGAGISTILFAVRSSVHTCIVPSEQEVSLIRDYALRKDISLDHVHFIVDYSQNVLPTLEQEDLDLVLIDGGHGYPIPAIDWFYTAPMLKINGVVIIDDVQLWTGLELKRFLAEEESWKFVRNFARSTAYEKVGQEYAREWTFQPYIIRRSRIPRILNLLRNAFLLLLNCEFSKLATKVRKQLMKG
- a CDS encoding transposase, which codes for MVVDGVWIKYRNRGKGVILIALGITDTGQVIFLDWQVSESENCSSWLSLFRALISRGMKTPEVIVSDDTSSIEKAIHFAFGEGVKHQLCLWHVSQDMKRHLRNRQYWNIRHFMRDFWQVFDTLSKEELERRAIQFIKFWQEKEADAIKVFLSKKKKLIIYFDYDIKWRHRLRTTNLAEGFFKHLKTFIRRYPGWVDEAQIDITLGLYLLGMNAYRHNKNNLENPVSIKNVNFNRLY